A single window of Arvicanthis niloticus isolate mArvNil1 chromosome 20, mArvNil1.pat.X, whole genome shotgun sequence DNA harbors:
- the Slc39a7 gene encoding zinc transporter SLC39A7 isoform X1, with protein MARGLRAPHWVSVGLLTWAALGLLVAGHEGHGDLHKDVEEDFHGHSHGHLHEDFHHGHSHGHSHEDFHRGHSHGHGHTHESIWHGHAHSHDHGHSHEDLHHGHSHGHSHDSFHHRGHGHAHEHSHGASREAGAPGIKHHLDTVTLWAYALGATVLISAAPFFVLFLIPVESNSPRHRSLLQILLSFASGGLLGDAFLHLIPHALEPHSHHTPEQPGHGHSHSGQGPILSVGLWVLSGIVAFLVVEKFVRHVKGGHGHSHGHGDSHAHGDSHAHGHSHARGERQECSSKEKRSSEEEKEAGALRKRRGGNTGSRDGPVKPQNPEEEKAGSDLRVSGYLNLAADLAHNFTDGLAIGASFRGGRGLGILTTMTVLLHEVPHEVGDFAILVQSGCSKKQAMRLQLLTAIGALAGTACALLTEGGAVGSEVAGGAGPGWVLPFTAGGFIYVATVSVLPELLREASPLQSLLEVLGLLGGVAMMVLIAHLE; from the exons ATGGCCAGGGGCCTACGGGCCCCCCACTGGGTGTCTGTGGGACTGCTGACCTGGGCGGCTTTGGGGCTGCTGGTGGCCGGACACGAGGGTCATGGTGACCTGCACAAAGATGTGGAAGAGGACTTCCATGGCCACAGCCACGGGCACTTACATGAAGATTTCCACCATGGCCACAGCCACGGGCACTCACACGAAGATTTCCACCGTGGCCACAGCCATGGCCATGGCCACACTCATGAGAGCATCTGGCATGGGCATGCCCACAGCCACGACCATGGACATTCACACGAGGATTTGCACCATGGCCATAGCCATGGCCACTCCCACGATAGCTTCCACCACAGAGGACATGGACATGCCCATGAACATAGCCATGGAGCCTCTAGGGAGGCCGGGGCTCCAGGCATCAAGCACCACCTGGACACTGTCACCCTCTGGGCCTAT GCTCTGGGGGCCACAGTTCTGATCTCTGCAGCTCCGTTCTTCGTGCTCTTCCTCATCCCGGTGGAATCAAACTCTCCCAGGCATCGATCTCTGCTCCAGATCCTGCTCAGTTTTGcttctggggggctcctgggtgacGCATTCCTCCACCTCATCCCTCACGCCTTGG AGCCTCATTCTCACCACACTCCGGAGCAGCCTGGACACGGACACTCCCACAGTG GCCAGGGCCCCATTCTCTCTGTGGGGCTGTGGGTTCTCAGTGGGATTGTTGCcttccttgtggtggagaaaTTTGTGAGACACGTGAAAGGAGGACATGGCCACAGCCACGGACATGGTGACAGCCACGCGCATGGCGACAGTCACGCACATGGACACAGCCACGCACGTGGAGAGAGACAGG AGTGTTCTTCAAAGGAAAAGCGCAGctcagaggaggaaaaggaagcaggGGCATTgcggaaaaggagaggaggaaacacGGGGTCCAGAGATGGCCCGGTGAAACCTCAGAACcctgaagaagaaaaagcaggCTCAG ATCTGCGTGTGTCTGGGTACCTGAATCTGGCTGCTGACTTGGCACACAACTTCACAGACGGGCTGGCCATTGGTGCTTCCTTTCGTGGGGGCCGAGGGCTAGGCATCCTGACCACAATGACAGTCCTGCTACATGAAGTGCCTCATGAGGTCGGGGACTTTGCCATCTTGGTCCAGTCTGGCTGCAGCAAGAAACAG GCGATGCGTCTGCAACTCCTGACTGCAATTGGAGCACTGGCAGGCACAGCCTGTGCCCTTCTCACTGAGGGAGGGGCAGTGGGCAGTGAAGTGGCAGGTGGTGCAGGTCCCGGCTGGGTTCTGCCCTTCACTGCAGGTGGGTTTATCTATGTAGCAACAGTGTCTGTGCTACCTGAGCTACTGAGAGAGGCGTCTCCATTACAGTCACTTTTGGAGGTGCTGGGTCTGCTGGGGGGTGTTGCCATGATGGTACTGATTGCCCATCTTGAGTGA
- the Slc39a7 gene encoding zinc transporter SLC39A7 isoform X2, translating to MVTCTKMWKRTSMATATVLISAAPFFVLFLIPVESNSPRHRSLLQILLSFASGGLLGDAFLHLIPHALEPHSHHTPEQPGHGHSHSGQGPILSVGLWVLSGIVAFLVVEKFVRHVKGGHGHSHGHGDSHAHGDSHAHGHSHARGERQECSSKEKRSSEEEKEAGALRKRRGGNTGSRDGPVKPQNPEEEKAGSDLRVSGYLNLAADLAHNFTDGLAIGASFRGGRGLGILTTMTVLLHEVPHEVGDFAILVQSGCSKKQAMRLQLLTAIGALAGTACALLTEGGAVGSEVAGGAGPGWVLPFTAGGFIYVATVSVLPELLREASPLQSLLEVLGLLGGVAMMVLIAHLE from the exons ATGGTGACCTGCACAAAGATGTGGAAGAGGACTTCCATGGCCACAGCCACGG TTCTGATCTCTGCAGCTCCGTTCTTCGTGCTCTTCCTCATCCCGGTGGAATCAAACTCTCCCAGGCATCGATCTCTGCTCCAGATCCTGCTCAGTTTTGcttctggggggctcctgggtgacGCATTCCTCCACCTCATCCCTCACGCCTTGG AGCCTCATTCTCACCACACTCCGGAGCAGCCTGGACACGGACACTCCCACAGTG GCCAGGGCCCCATTCTCTCTGTGGGGCTGTGGGTTCTCAGTGGGATTGTTGCcttccttgtggtggagaaaTTTGTGAGACACGTGAAAGGAGGACATGGCCACAGCCACGGACATGGTGACAGCCACGCGCATGGCGACAGTCACGCACATGGACACAGCCACGCACGTGGAGAGAGACAGG AGTGTTCTTCAAAGGAAAAGCGCAGctcagaggaggaaaaggaagcaggGGCATTgcggaaaaggagaggaggaaacacGGGGTCCAGAGATGGCCCGGTGAAACCTCAGAACcctgaagaagaaaaagcaggCTCAG ATCTGCGTGTGTCTGGGTACCTGAATCTGGCTGCTGACTTGGCACACAACTTCACAGACGGGCTGGCCATTGGTGCTTCCTTTCGTGGGGGCCGAGGGCTAGGCATCCTGACCACAATGACAGTCCTGCTACATGAAGTGCCTCATGAGGTCGGGGACTTTGCCATCTTGGTCCAGTCTGGCTGCAGCAAGAAACAG GCGATGCGTCTGCAACTCCTGACTGCAATTGGAGCACTGGCAGGCACAGCCTGTGCCCTTCTCACTGAGGGAGGGGCAGTGGGCAGTGAAGTGGCAGGTGGTGCAGGTCCCGGCTGGGTTCTGCCCTTCACTGCAGGTGGGTTTATCTATGTAGCAACAGTGTCTGTGCTACCTGAGCTACTGAGAGAGGCGTCTCCATTACAGTCACTTTTGGAGGTGCTGGGTCTGCTGGGGGGTGTTGCCATGATGGTACTGATTGCCCATCTTGAGTGA
- the Rxrb gene encoding retinoic acid receptor RXR-beta isoform X2 has translation MSWATRPPFLPPRHAAGQCGPVGVRKEMHCGVASRWRRRRPWLDPAAAAAAAGEQQTLEPEPGEAGRDGMGDSGRDSRSPDSSSPNPLSQGIPPSSPGPPLTPSAPPPPMPPPPLGSPFPVISSSMGSPGLPPPAPPGFSGPVSSPQINSTVSLPGGGSGPPEDVKPPVLGVRGLHCPPPPGGPGAGKRLCAICGDRSSGKHYGVYSCEGCKGFFKRTIRKDLTYSCRDNKDCTVDKRQRNRCQYCRYQKCLATGMKREAVQEERQRGKDKDGDGDGAGGAPEEMPVDRILEAELAVEQKSDQGVEGPGGTGGSGSSPNDPVTNICQAADKQLFTLVEWAKRIPHFSSLPLDDQVILLRAGWNELLIASFSHRSIDVRDGILLATGLHVHRNSAHSAGVGAIFDRVLTELVSKMRDMRMDKTELGCLRAIILFNPDAKGLSNPGEVEILREKVYASLETYCKQKYPEQQGRFAKLLLRLPALRSIGLKCLEHLFFFKLIGDTPIDTFLMEMLEAPHQLA, from the exons ATGTCTTGGGCCACTCGTCCGCCCTTCCTCCCGCCGCGGCATGCCGCGGGGCAGTGTGGGCCGGTGGGGGTGAGAAAAGAGATGCATTGTGGGGTCGCGTcccggtggcggcggcggcggccctGGCTGGAtcccgcggcggcggcggcggcggccggaGAGCAGCAAACCCTGGAGCCGGAGCCGGGGGAGGCTGGCCGGGACGGGATGGGCGACAGCGGGCGGG ATTCCCGAAGCCCAGACAGCTCCTCCCCAAATCCCCTTTCCCAGGGgatccctccctcttctcctggcCCACCTCTTACCCCTTCAGCACCTCCACCTCCAATGCCACCCCCTCCACTGGGCTCCCCCTTCCCAGTCATCAGTTCTTCCATGGGGTCCCCTGGTCTGCCCCCTCCGGCTCCCCCAGGATTCTCCGGGCCTGTCAGCAGTCCTCAG ATCAACTCCACAGTGTCGCTCCCTGGGGGTGGGTCTGGCCCCCCTGAAGATGTGAAGCCACCGGTCTTAGGGGTCCGGGGCCTGCACTGTCCACCCCCTCCAGGTGGCCCTGGGGCTGGCAAGCGGCTTTGTGCAATCTGCGGGGACAGAAGCTCAG GCAAGCACTATGGGGTTTACAGCTGCGAGGGCTGCAAGGGTTTCTTCAAGCGCACCATTCGGAAGGACCTGACCTACTCGTGTCGTGATAACAAAGACTGTACAGTGGACAAGCGCCAGCGGAATCGCTGTCAGTACTGTCGCTATCAGAAGTGCCTGGCCACTGGCATGAAAAGGGAGG CGGTACAGGAGGAGCGTCAACGGGGGAAGGACAAAGATGGCGATGGGGATGGGGCTGGGGGAGCCCCTGAGGAGATGCCTGTGGACAGGATCCTGGAGGCGGAGCTTGCCGTGGAGCAGAAGAGTGATCAAGGCGTTGAGGGGCCTGGGGGAACCGGGGGTAGTGGCAGCAGC CCGAATGACCCAGTGACTAACATCTGCCAGGCAGCTGACAAACAGCTGTTCACGCTTGTCGAGTGGGCGAAGAGGATCCCGCACTTCTCCTCCCTACCTCTGGATGACCAGGTCATACTGCTGCGGGCAG GCTGGAATGAGCTGCTCATTGCATCCTTCTCCCACCGGTCCATTGATGTCCGAGACGGCATCCTCCTGGCCACGGGTCTTCATGTGCACAGGAACTCAGCCCATTCCGCAGGCGTGGGAGCCATCTTTGATCG GGTGCTGACAGAGCTAGTGTCCAAAATGCGTGACATGAGGATGGACAAGACTGAGCTTGGCTGCCTGCGGGCAATCATACTGTTTAATCCAG ATGCCAAGGGCCTCTCCAACCCTGGAGAGGTGGAGATCCTTCGGGAGAAGGTGTACGCCTCACTGGAGACCTACTGCAAGCAGAAGTACCCTGAGCAGCAGGGCCG GTTTGCCAAGCTGCTGCTACGTCTTCCTGCCCTCCGCTCCATCGGCCTCAAGTGTCTGGAGCACCTGTTCTTCTTCAAGCTCATTGGCGACACCCCCATTGACACCTTCCTCATGGAGATGCTTGAGGCTCCCCACCAGCTAGCCTGA
- the Rxrb gene encoding retinoic acid receptor RXR-beta isoform X1, producing the protein MSWATRPPFLPPRHAAGQCGPVGVRKEMHCGVASRWRRRRPWLDPAAAAAAAGEQQTLEPEPGEAGRDGMGDSGRDSRSPDSSSPNPLSQGIPPSSPGPPLTPSAPPPPMPPPPLGSPFPVISSSMGSPGLPPPAPPGFSGPVSSPQINSTVSLPGGGSGPPEDVKPPVLGVRGLHCPPPPGGPGAGKRLCAICGDRSSGKHYGVYSCEGCKGFFKRTIRKDLTYSCRDNKDCTVDKRQRNRCQYCRYQKCLATGMKREAVQEERQRGKDKDGDGDGAGGAPEEMPVDRILEAELAVEQKSDQGVEGPGGTGGSGSSPNDPVTNICQAADKQLFTLVEWAKRIPHFSSLPLDDQVILLRAGWNELLIASFSHRSIDVRDGILLATGLHVHRNSAHSAGVGAIFDRSLSRVLTELVSKMRDMRMDKTELGCLRAIILFNPDAKGLSNPGEVEILREKVYASLETYCKQKYPEQQGRFAKLLLRLPALRSIGLKCLEHLFFFKLIGDTPIDTFLMEMLEAPHQLA; encoded by the exons ATGTCTTGGGCCACTCGTCCGCCCTTCCTCCCGCCGCGGCATGCCGCGGGGCAGTGTGGGCCGGTGGGGGTGAGAAAAGAGATGCATTGTGGGGTCGCGTcccggtggcggcggcggcggccctGGCTGGAtcccgcggcggcggcggcggcggccggaGAGCAGCAAACCCTGGAGCCGGAGCCGGGGGAGGCTGGCCGGGACGGGATGGGCGACAGCGGGCGGG ATTCCCGAAGCCCAGACAGCTCCTCCCCAAATCCCCTTTCCCAGGGgatccctccctcttctcctggcCCACCTCTTACCCCTTCAGCACCTCCACCTCCAATGCCACCCCCTCCACTGGGCTCCCCCTTCCCAGTCATCAGTTCTTCCATGGGGTCCCCTGGTCTGCCCCCTCCGGCTCCCCCAGGATTCTCCGGGCCTGTCAGCAGTCCTCAG ATCAACTCCACAGTGTCGCTCCCTGGGGGTGGGTCTGGCCCCCCTGAAGATGTGAAGCCACCGGTCTTAGGGGTCCGGGGCCTGCACTGTCCACCCCCTCCAGGTGGCCCTGGGGCTGGCAAGCGGCTTTGTGCAATCTGCGGGGACAGAAGCTCAG GCAAGCACTATGGGGTTTACAGCTGCGAGGGCTGCAAGGGTTTCTTCAAGCGCACCATTCGGAAGGACCTGACCTACTCGTGTCGTGATAACAAAGACTGTACAGTGGACAAGCGCCAGCGGAATCGCTGTCAGTACTGTCGCTATCAGAAGTGCCTGGCCACTGGCATGAAAAGGGAGG CGGTACAGGAGGAGCGTCAACGGGGGAAGGACAAAGATGGCGATGGGGATGGGGCTGGGGGAGCCCCTGAGGAGATGCCTGTGGACAGGATCCTGGAGGCGGAGCTTGCCGTGGAGCAGAAGAGTGATCAAGGCGTTGAGGGGCCTGGGGGAACCGGGGGTAGTGGCAGCAGC CCGAATGACCCAGTGACTAACATCTGCCAGGCAGCTGACAAACAGCTGTTCACGCTTGTCGAGTGGGCGAAGAGGATCCCGCACTTCTCCTCCCTACCTCTGGATGACCAGGTCATACTGCTGCGGGCAG GCTGGAATGAGCTGCTCATTGCATCCTTCTCCCACCGGTCCATTGATGTCCGAGACGGCATCCTCCTGGCCACGGGTCTTCATGTGCACAGGAACTCAGCCCATTCCGCAGGCGTGGGAGCCATCTTTGATCG GTCCCTCTCCAGGGTGCTGACAGAGCTAGTGTCCAAAATGCGTGACATGAGGATGGACAAGACTGAGCTTGGCTGCCTGCGGGCAATCATACTGTTTAATCCAG ATGCCAAGGGCCTCTCCAACCCTGGAGAGGTGGAGATCCTTCGGGAGAAGGTGTACGCCTCACTGGAGACCTACTGCAAGCAGAAGTACCCTGAGCAGCAGGGCCG GTTTGCCAAGCTGCTGCTACGTCTTCCTGCCCTCCGCTCCATCGGCCTCAAGTGTCTGGAGCACCTGTTCTTCTTCAAGCTCATTGGCGACACCCCCATTGACACCTTCCTCATGGAGATGCTTGAGGCTCCCCACCAGCTAGCCTGA
- the Rxrb gene encoding retinoic acid receptor RXR-beta isoform X3, which translates to MPPPPLGSPFPVISSSMGSPGLPPPAPPGFSGPVSSPQINSTVSLPGGGSGPPEDVKPPVLGVRGLHCPPPPGGPGAGKRLCAICGDRSSGKHYGVYSCEGCKGFFKRTIRKDLTYSCRDNKDCTVDKRQRNRCQYCRYQKCLATGMKREAVQEERQRGKDKDGDGDGAGGAPEEMPVDRILEAELAVEQKSDQGVEGPGGTGGSGSSPNDPVTNICQAADKQLFTLVEWAKRIPHFSSLPLDDQVILLRAGWNELLIASFSHRSIDVRDGILLATGLHVHRNSAHSAGVGAIFDRSLSRVLTELVSKMRDMRMDKTELGCLRAIILFNPDAKGLSNPGEVEILREKVYASLETYCKQKYPEQQGRFAKLLLRLPALRSIGLKCLEHLFFFKLIGDTPIDTFLMEMLEAPHQLA; encoded by the exons ATGCCACCCCCTCCACTGGGCTCCCCCTTCCCAGTCATCAGTTCTTCCATGGGGTCCCCTGGTCTGCCCCCTCCGGCTCCCCCAGGATTCTCCGGGCCTGTCAGCAGTCCTCAG ATCAACTCCACAGTGTCGCTCCCTGGGGGTGGGTCTGGCCCCCCTGAAGATGTGAAGCCACCGGTCTTAGGGGTCCGGGGCCTGCACTGTCCACCCCCTCCAGGTGGCCCTGGGGCTGGCAAGCGGCTTTGTGCAATCTGCGGGGACAGAAGCTCAG GCAAGCACTATGGGGTTTACAGCTGCGAGGGCTGCAAGGGTTTCTTCAAGCGCACCATTCGGAAGGACCTGACCTACTCGTGTCGTGATAACAAAGACTGTACAGTGGACAAGCGCCAGCGGAATCGCTGTCAGTACTGTCGCTATCAGAAGTGCCTGGCCACTGGCATGAAAAGGGAGG CGGTACAGGAGGAGCGTCAACGGGGGAAGGACAAAGATGGCGATGGGGATGGGGCTGGGGGAGCCCCTGAGGAGATGCCTGTGGACAGGATCCTGGAGGCGGAGCTTGCCGTGGAGCAGAAGAGTGATCAAGGCGTTGAGGGGCCTGGGGGAACCGGGGGTAGTGGCAGCAGC CCGAATGACCCAGTGACTAACATCTGCCAGGCAGCTGACAAACAGCTGTTCACGCTTGTCGAGTGGGCGAAGAGGATCCCGCACTTCTCCTCCCTACCTCTGGATGACCAGGTCATACTGCTGCGGGCAG GCTGGAATGAGCTGCTCATTGCATCCTTCTCCCACCGGTCCATTGATGTCCGAGACGGCATCCTCCTGGCCACGGGTCTTCATGTGCACAGGAACTCAGCCCATTCCGCAGGCGTGGGAGCCATCTTTGATCG GTCCCTCTCCAGGGTGCTGACAGAGCTAGTGTCCAAAATGCGTGACATGAGGATGGACAAGACTGAGCTTGGCTGCCTGCGGGCAATCATACTGTTTAATCCAG ATGCCAAGGGCCTCTCCAACCCTGGAGAGGTGGAGATCCTTCGGGAGAAGGTGTACGCCTCACTGGAGACCTACTGCAAGCAGAAGTACCCTGAGCAGCAGGGCCG GTTTGCCAAGCTGCTGCTACGTCTTCCTGCCCTCCGCTCCATCGGCCTCAAGTGTCTGGAGCACCTGTTCTTCTTCAAGCTCATTGGCGACACCCCCATTGACACCTTCCTCATGGAGATGCTTGAGGCTCCCCACCAGCTAGCCTGA